The genomic stretch CATGCAAACAAGTTCAGGTGTGCGTGATCTCGGCCTCAGGATCATCACCTCGTCACCTTGGATCTTGATACACTCATTTGTCACTGGATCTCTGTAGGAAAAGGCAACCTTCAAGAGTATGGTCTGTTCACGGGATTGCGGGAAGCTCACAGACAGCAAAAAGTCCCTCTCCTCGTCAGCATAAAGATGTCCAACATCAATTGAACCATTTCGCCCATCTCCAGCCACCTTACTCAAGTAGCTGCCAGATTTGATGGAGCGAAGCTGAACACCAGTATGCACACACTGCACAGTTAAGCGCATATCCTGAACAACAACACTAAGAAGACCACCAATGCACTGAGCAAATGCATCCTGAATCACACCCTCGTCCTCAATGAAGGAAAATGTACCACCAGAGACCTCGGCAATTGAGTGCAAAGCATCTGAATCATGATCTGCTCCAAAACCAAACCCATGGACAGGTACTATGCCTACAGCTTGGTTTAGAATGGAAGATGGAACAAGGGACCTATAATCAGGACGGGTTCCCCTAACATTTGAGGAAATATTATAGGTATCTTGACCATCTGATAACAGAGTAATACTGCATACTGGATTCTTATAACTGCGATCCTCAATAACCTTAGCAGCTTTCTTCAACGCATCAGCAATATTTGTGCCGCCACCAGCACCAAGTGAGTTAACAGCCTGCAGGGCCTGCTGTCGGCCAGAGTGTGACATGCGTCGGAGATGGAACAACCTTTTGGCAGTAGACGAGAAAGCAATGACTGAAAGGCGATCAGATGGACCAAGGTGTTGAATAACAAAACCCATTGCTCGCTTCAACAGCGCCAACTTGGTTCCTGCCATACTGCCGCTAACATCAAGCAAGGTAACAAGATCAACAGGGGCACGAGATGTCGGATACCCAACTGAGGTTGCATTAACCGGTCTGCTTGTGATCTGCTCTGGGTTAGCACAGGGGGCCTTCAGATGGATCAGAACAGCGAAATCATCTTGAGATGATGACTGTGGAATGGCCGAGAACTCTGAATATGTCTTCATTTCCACAGTTTTACTGGAACTAACATCACAATTGTCAGCAGCCTCCATCAGCTGCAAAGGTTCATCATCATTGAACTCTACTGGCTCAGAAGTATGCAAGGTGGGTACTTCTCGCTGCCGGGTTGGAACTTGACGGAGGAGAGCCATGTAAGCATCTTGTTGGGGTAATCGAGCTTGGTTCACATTCAACCCACTTCTTCCACGAGGAACAATAGAAGATAGCGAGCGATTAAATGGTATCTCTTTCCACTTTGCTCGGCAAACTGGGCATACATAATTCCCATGTTTTACACTGGAGGAGATGCAGTGAAAATGGAACATGTGAGAACATTCAGCAGTGAAGAGGGCTTGCCCATGACCTGGCTTCATGGAATCAAAACATATCGCGCACGTTTTCTGTTGGAAAAGAAACAAAACATGTATTAATTTAATTGTATGTCATCAGAATTTATCCCTTAGCAGCAGTTAAACAAAAGAAACACAGGAAATGTTTAATAATGATGGACATAATCTCAGAAAAAAGGATCGCTTTGAAACATTTATAGCAAATACACCAAAACATACCATTTTGAGAAACTGATGTCAAAGTTACAAAATCAACACCATCCGTTTTTAAATCCAACCAATGTTTGACAATATTGCATAGTTGAAATGTCAATTTGACAAGCCCTTATAAAATACTTTATATCATTTGGCAACCCAACACCCCAACAACACTTATCAAGTCCAATTCAAAAGCCAGCAGGACACTCACACCTAAGATGCCCTATATAAGTTGCTGACTATATTTATGGATTCCAGCACACATAGTTATTGTGTCAGGCACTCTAGCTAAGCAGACATGTCAGGTTAAAGAGTTAATTTGTACAAGCAATGAGCTGATAATTAAGCACTATaaatggtactccctccgtcccataatgtaagacgctttctgtcccataatgtaagactaGTGTCAGAAAACGTCTCACATTATGggacgtcttacattatgggacagaaaacgtcttacattatgggacggagggagtaggaaACATTTATCCTAAAGCTTCCAAATCTAAAAGCAGCTTACAAAGGTACTCCTGGTTCAGCATGCAGTCGGATTTCATTCAACTAATATTAGGATGGTTTTCCATGTTTTTATTAGGATGATGGGGCTGTTATCAAGAAACTACCTTCATTAACGAGCCTATTCTAATGAATGAATGGTCTTGCCAAAAACCACCAAATCTTTTGAAAGGTATTTATTTCAGAAAGTTGACCACATGAAAACGAAAGCTCATCTCAATCAACTTGTAGATTCATAGATGTGTCTCAACCTCATGCATGCATTTGACACATTTATTCAAGGCCACTCTGCATGCTATAT from Triticum urartu cultivar G1812 unplaced genomic scaffold, Tu2.1 TuUngrouped_contig_4507, whole genome shotgun sequence encodes the following:
- the LOC125527928 gene encoding E3 ubiquitin-protein ligase WAV3-like, producing MKPGHGQALFTAECSHMFHFHCISSSVKHGNYVCPVCRAKWKEIPFNRSLSSIVPRGRSGLNVNQARLPQQDAYMALLRQVPTRQREVPTLHTSEPVEFNDDEPLQLMEAADNCDVSSSKTVEMKTYSEFSAIPQSSSQDDFAVLIHLKAPCANPEQITSRPVNATSVGYPTSRAPVDLVTLLDVSGSMAGTKLALLKRAMGFVIQHLGPSDRLSVIAFSSTAKRLFHLRRMSHSGRQQALQAVNSLGAGGGTNIADALKKAAKVIEDRSYKNPVCSITLLSDGQDTYNISSNVRGTRPDYRSLVPSSILNQAVGIVPVHGFGFGADHDSDALHSIAEVSGGTFSFIEDEGVIQDAFAQCIGGLLSVVVQDMRLTVQCVHTGVQLRSIKSGSYLSKVAGDGRNGSIDVGHLYADEERDFLLSVSFPQSREQTILLKVAFSYRDPVTNECIKIQGDEVMILRPRSRTPELVCMEVDRERNRVRAADSIEAARAAAERGVLSEAVAILEECRRVLSESFSSRNGDRLCMALDAELREMQERMASRQRYEASGRAYVLSGLSSHSWQRATTRGDSTDSSSLVYSYQTPSMVQMLQRSQNQCPSPQIPRPQIIVPTRSFIQKPQPR